ACGGCCGATGGGACGGGACGGCAAGACCGGCAAATGTTTTGCCAGACGCCCGAAAGCGAAAGTCAGAAGTCACATACCTCGTAACGCTTCCGGCGCTAACGGATTAGCCGACCGACGGCCAACCtgagacccccccaaaaacaacacaactgaTGTCATCGGTCGGCTCCTCCCAGAGCGGAAGCGTCGTCAAAGGTGCTATCTTCTTATTTTGACGATGATTTTTAGGATTGTATTTAACACGATGACGATTTTTGCGGATTGTTGTCGATATTTGTTTTGAGTGGGCTGCCATTTTGTGTACCTCGCGTTCTTTCTGTACTTGATGGTGCTCGACGCAATAAATGTCTACTGGCCTCAGGCACTCCACTTGACTGCTGCGCCAACAGCCCGCGTCGCCAGAACAATACGCAAGCTCGTGTCATCGGAGTCAACGGCGCTGTGAGATGGACCTCCGGATGGCTTCTTATCTTTTTTCTgctaagaacgccttactatgcatggtcgtttttttggtcgaCACTCGGGCAGAACCTGAGGAGTGGCTCTACCAAGCCATTCCTACTGAGTGCCCTGCAGACAGACTAAAAATGAAATCCATCGTTGTGCAACCTCCGAATGAACCCACTGCCACAAATGACACCAGCAGGAAATGTATTGAATGGAATGAGGCACTCATgacatggcatttcaattcacacAAAAGTATAGATCTAGCTACCGAGGTCGAGACCTCGGTCTCTCCGTCCGTTTCCTGATCCTgctgccgtcttcgggcagtaaaggTAAATTTACTGCCCTTTAAACGCACCTCAAGGCCACTGGAGCCCCGCGGGATGGTGGCGATGATGGTGGTCTTGGCCGGAGTCTGTTCCTCGGAACGCACGGGAGGACACGCTCCAGTAACACGCAGACGGCGAGCGAGACTTTGCTTGCTTTTGCGTGCGCGGGCGTCAGGGCGGGAGCACCGCTACGCCTCGGCCCCCGGGGGCGCGGCCGCACGCCGCGGGAAGCCCGCTTTACTCCGACCTGCGGCACTCGCGCAACGGTACTGACACCGAGCGGGAGACGCCGCCGCGGGCGCGCAGGTAAGGGCCCCCCCCGGCGCAAATGCCACGCTTCCGGGCCCGCGCCCACTCCCATCTTTTGCACATGAAAACAAGCGGCCGACTCCTCTCAACAATTCCGCCAATCAAAGAAGTACTCCTTTGGTCCCCGCAAGGTTTGCAAGCAGCTTCAAACTGTGTGATTTTGTGTAGGCGGAGTCCGTGTCCGCGACGAGCTGGCCTTCTGGTTGGAGGACGTTCACACGCCAAGATACGATTCGCTGCCGAGGCGCCGGGAGGCGGAGTTCCGCCGGACAGGTtttgaaagtgaagaaaaacaacaggctttgattttttttctttttttttttgcaaaggggAACATGccaaagggaaaaaacaaaacaaacaaaaaacatcattcGAGATTGGGGGAGCTCCCTCCCAATGGTTGAGGACCAAGGCGCCCGCGAGTCAGTTCATCAGTGGCTCCActccttgtattttattttttctattgTGGAATTTCGATTGTACAGACCCGGAACCAACGGAACTTTGGATTTGACAGTCAAAAGGTGCCATCTCACCGTGCaaaatcacttctttttttgggcACCGTTCCGAATTTTGGGGCTGAAGCCCTGGGAATTTGGAGAGCTCCCCCCAAATGTTCCAAAGAATCATTTGGGATTCCATCGAGTGGTTTCAGGGCAGGAAATGAGGTCGGCCGCAAAGCCCCCCCCACGCGGCCGGCATGGAGGATGGCGtcgcccgcccccgccccgatGGCTTCGGGTAGGACCGATTGCAGCGCAAGACGCGACGCGGAGCGCGCCGGACCTGCCGATCAAGTCAAAGGTGTCGGGCAACCATTTTGGCAAACGTCGCCATGACGACGAAGGCCGGCGTCGCGGCACCCCGTCGGCCCCCCCACGCGTGACTTTCGCGGAGAGTCAAAAGGCGAACGCGTCTCGGGTGCTCTCGCCGGTCAAGCCGCCGCCGGCCGTGACGGCGTcgtcttttttgggggcggcGGGGGTCGACGGTCACGAGAGTCGGCGGCTCCCCGCCGCTCGGATCAAGTCGGCTTGCAAACCGGCGACGACTGGCCGCGACGGACCCGCGGCCTGCCGACTTGCGAGGCGGCGTCGTTTCCGAGCCGCCGCTTGCTCGCCGGATCCCTTTTAACCCGCGACTTGCAAAGTCGCGCCGGCTCGTCCGTTTTGACGCGCGCCGACCGGTCCGCCGGCGGCAAGGCGGCATTTTTAGCTCGCGATGACTTGTCGCCGTGCGACAACTTGTCATTTCGAGCTCGTACGGGCTTGTTCGGCAGCGGCGGGTGCTCTTTAACGCGCGTCGCCCGGGTGCGAGCTCGCGGCGTCTCGGCGACCGGCGCCTTGGCGTCCTGGGGTCGGGACGAGCGCTTCGCCTGCGACCGCCGCTCGTTGGCTCGGGACCCTTGGCCGTCGCTCTCCCGCGACGGCGGCTCCCGAGCTCCCGGGGACCGGTCTCCGACCGGCGCCGACGGGTCCCTGCGAGCTGCCGCCGACCGTCGGCGAACTCGCGTCGACTCGCCGCCGCGGGGAAGACGGGACGAGTCGCGCGTTTGCGCGGACTCGTGGGGTCCCGGCGACCCGTCGTCGCGGTCGTCTGGCGCCGACTTTCCGCCGCCGGAACGGCGGCTCCGGTCCCGCCGGCCGGGGACCCGTACGGCCGTTCCGCCTTGCCGGAGGGGAGCGCGGCGCGCTTCCGGAACGATGCGATTCATTCGGAAGAAGAGACAGATTTTATGCCACCAGATCTTCTCGGAGCGAAGCTCCGGACCTCGATCGGGACGACTCGGCCCCTGCGGACCCGCGGCGGGCGGGAGTCGATCCGGCTTCCCGCGGGTCCCGAAGACCCGAGCCAGTTGCCGCCAGCGGGCCTTGGGCCGGCCCTCCCGACCCCGATCGGCGGGGCCCTGGTCGTCGGCCGCGGCAGAATTGGGCGGCCTCGCCGGAGCGCCCGTCTTTTTGGCGGCGAGGAAACCGCACAGCCTTTGACGCCAGTTCCTCGACTTGAGCGATCGAGCCGAATGGGACCGACGCTCCGGCTCTTCCTTCGCCGAGGTACTTGTCGGACAGAACTTCATTTTGTTAAAGCTGTCGGTCACACTGAAaggaagcaacaaaaaaatagatatatatcaatcaatcaatgaaacagaaaggctttacagaGCCCGGCGCATCCCACGGGTGGGGCCGGGGGCTTGCTTACGCCCCCAGACAGAAGATGGCAAGGGGGGACAGACTGGGAAGCGCACCGCCGAGAGATCAAGAAAACGCGGCGCCGACGTTCGACAGCCGGTAGCCGAGCCTCGACCGCCACTGAGGAAGCttcttccgcccccccccaacccccttttcGTCAATTTCACGGAGCAATGCGGGAAGCGAAGCCGAATTTGTCGATGCGTCTGCATTTTGGAGGGATGCCAACGGCTAGTGATGAAGAaggcggaaaggggcgtggcccggACGGGGCGACCGATCACAACAAGTAAGGCATCGTACGGCggcccaatcgcagggcttcTTCCAAATGGAagaagactgatcgggagagctcatGAAAACTttacgataaggtacctgacccctgcccctcaatttaagaaataaaagggCGCGTATCGGCGGAAAATCTTCATCCCCGATTTTGCCAATTTGCGCGCACGGGGCGTCCCCCGCCGTGGCTCTCTTACTACGAGCTGGCGCCCTTGTGCTGGCTCAGGTGGCTCATGGTGAGAAAGGGGTGCTTGAGCGCGTCCTCGGGGGTGATCCTGCGCTCGGGGTCCATCTGCAGAAGACACTTGAGCAGGTCCACGAAGGCCTCGCGATCCTCCAACTCCACCGGCTCGCCCACCTCCGGCTTGAGCTGCGGGCGCACGTCACCGCCGTTAGCTTGTGCTAATGTGCCCATTTTGGGGCTCGCCGGACAAGAAGGAGCGGGCTGGCCTTTTCACTTACTCTGACCAGATCGTCCAAACATTTGAAGGACCACGGCAGAGAATCGGGACGCATTCCGGTTTTGTCCTGGTACTCCCTCTCGGTCTGCAAACCAACGCTGAGGCTTTAGCGGCCCGCGCTTTGGCAAACTCCGATTCGGTCGTCGGAGCCGAGAGACGAGCGAGCGGCCGAACGGGCGCATTTGAAAGCGCAAAGGCGGAAAGACGACGTCGGCTTACCATGAGCCGCCATTTGGGATGATCGCCGTCGTTGTCTCGGTCGCTCCTCTTGAAATACTTGTGAGTGTTTTTGCTGGCGGTCAGCAGATGATCGGGAATGCGACCCACCACCTCGATCATGCTGCGCAGCTGCAAGCGCACCAAAGTCAGGCGGCTGCAAAAAGGGGCCGGAAGGGCGCGCGGCCTACCATGTTGTAGTTGGAGTTGGCCAAAAAGAGGTAATTGCCCAGGTACAAGAAGGACAGGACGCAGCCCAGGGACCACATGTCGATGGCCTCGGAGAAGGGAAGACCCAGGGCCACTTCCGGCGCCCTGTCGGGGGAGAGCAGCATCAGCGGCGGAACGCAGGAACTGGACGGCCCGAGACGGTCGGGGAGGCTCTACTACAGACCTGTTGCCCATGGGCTGCAGGGCCACGCCGTAGCTGAGGGGCGCGTCCACGGTGCAGATGGACAGTCCGAAGTCGATCAGCTTGACCCTGAAGGGCGCGGCGCCGTGGTCCACCAGCATGATGTTGTCCGACTTGAGGTCCGTGTGGATCACCCCGATACTCTTGAGGGCATCAAAAGCTGTCAGAAGCTGAACATAGATGGGACGGTTGACTGGCCTGCGCTCTCCTCGGACGGCGGCAAAcgtgaaggggcgggggggaagtcCGAGAGCGCAACTGCAAGTCGCTTTCAAAAGAGCGCCGCAAAAAGACGGACGATTTCAGCCCAGAAGAGTTGCCGTGTTCCAAAAAAGCGCTCGCACCCGGTCGCCCATGATCAACGTGCCGGCGCAGAGTCACAAAGTCCTTCACCAAATCCCCACTTACTGTTTCCGCTTCatgaaaaagaaaggaaaagcgcAATCCAAGCAAACAACGGATAACACACTCCTCGCGTCAGTCTCACGTTTAGTCGAACGTCGTCCTCGAGTCCGAGAAGCGTCGGGTCCGATCCGAGTCGCCCACCACCCACCTCTGGCGTCTACCTGTTGGGCAACGGGCCGGATGTCGTTGGGCGCGAAGGTCTTCCATTTCTTATCCAGCACCATGCTGAACAGGTTGGTGTCCAGAAGCTCAAAGACCAGGCACGGGTGGCGGTTGAAGGTGAAGGTCTCGATGAACTCCACGATGCTCTTCTTGTCCGGGTCCAGCACGCTCACGATCTCCTGCATCTCGATCTGACGGCGGCGGCCACATTTAGGCGGATCGGCGCAAAAGGCCAATCCGGCTTCGGATGGAGACCCACCTCGTTTTCAAACAGCGCGTAGTTCTTGTGGACTTTGAGAGCCACGTCCCTGGCGGTGGCCAGGTTTTTACACTTGAAGACGTGGCTGCTGGTTCCTCGGTCCAGAAGCTTGTGGATGTGGTAGAAGCCGCTTTTGCTCTCCACCACGGAACCTTCCATTTCGGCCAGATCCCGGGAGTCCGCCTCGGAAGAACACGCCGAAGAACGTGCGGAGAACGCAGACTGCGCAAAGGTCAGCCGAGTTGGCGCCCGCGTCCGGGTCCGGCCGGGTTCCGGTCCGGACCTTCGCGTTTGCCGCGGGCGAGGTGCGCATTCTTACCTGTGTCATGTGCGGAGGATGTCGGGAGGACGATGGCGCGGCGGAGGGCGGCGCGACGGGGGACGGCGGCGACGCGGCCGGCGGCGACCGGGCAACATTTGGCCGGTTTGTATTAAAACAAATGAACTCGCCCGGAAATCTTTGTCAGGGGGGGCACGGCCAGAGAGTTTCCCTTGTTTCACACGCCCGCCATCAAAGTTGCCAGATGTCATCAAGGTGCACCGCTGACATCATACCTCACTGATGACGTCGCAGCGGTCGGCGATGTCGCCCGGCTACGCCGCCCCGCCGGGCTGAGGTGCGACACGGGCAGGCGTCGGAGCGCCCTCcccgcacacagacaaaaccCGGCCGTCTGGGGACCGGGCTCCGTAGCCACGCGCTAGCAAatgaagtcaaagcaaaaccCTTTGCGGTGCCTTAGCGGGGGGGCATTTTGGGGGGCGCATTGGCGCCCTTGGAATTTATTCGCCGCTTCGAGAGCGAGAAAGCGGTCCCAGAGAGCAGAGCCGTGGTCTCTGGGACCGCGGAAAAGCCGCTGAGCATCCCGATCGATTTGCATGGAAAACGAGTGGGGCCGCGGCTTCCTCGGACCAAGACGCGACGGCAGAAAGGGcatctggaaaaacaaaagcggGACGCAATCGGGTTCCATGGAGGGCGGCGGGCCCGGAAAAGAGCCTTTTGGTTTCCAACAAACGGCTCCGCCAGGACACatgtttgcaaatgtaaaagacacacgcgcacacgtccTCGAGTGCAAATCAAATCTTTCTTTTAATGAGATTTTGGCACGAGATGAAGAAAAGCCTCCAACCATGACAACAATGACTGAGCACAGCCAGACAGGTCAAAAGGTCAACGCGGACGATCAAACCAGAGCAAACTTTTGATCCAATTTTGCCGGACTCCTTCTATGGCTTTCGTTGGCGTGAACAGAAAAAACGCGAATagaaatggagagaaaaaaaaagaaaagaaaatgctagCAAAGCCAAGTGCGTGCACGTTCCAACGGACGatttcaaaacattcaaaatgtcgGCCGCCCACAACATGTCCTCCAAAATACCAGTCGCTCGGCAATCTCTCGCGCGGATCTTTTTAGCCAGCCGAGGATATTTCCATCTCGTGCTCGTGTCTGCTGGCGATGAGGCACTTGCAAGTTTGAAGCTAAATACAAAAAGCAATTGCAACTTCATTCAAaaagccccccacccaccactgaAGAAAAATCTTTTTGCATCTGTGATGCGAAAAAAAGTCCAATCGGTGACTTTCGTCACGCCTGCGGTCCAAACCGAAACTTCACCGCTCTCCCGCGAAGTCATGTGACAGTCCGTGTCACGCGCGGGAAGTGACGTCACGGGACAGGATGTGACATCACGGCTCGCCGGTAGTGGCTTTGAGGAAGCGCTGCGACTTTTGCCTGCTCATGCGACGCTGCCGGTGATCCGCTTGAGCGTCCAAGATGGAGGCCAGCATCCTCTGAGGGTCGCCGGCCGCGGCCACATAACGACAGGGGGGGGAGGACACGCGCATCAGAAGTCCGAGTCTGCGTACGGACGCGGGCACGCGCGGGAAGTACCTGAGCCGTGTTGGCGTCGTTCAAGTCGATGCTGCGAGTGGACGGCTGAGGATCTTTCTTGGGAAGCTTCAACTTGTGATGCTCCTGAAAGAcacgtgatgatgtcatcacacGCCCCGACGCCACGCCGCCACCATCTCACACGACGACGTCACGGCTGCGTTTGCGGCGCCGACTTACCTTAACACTCATCCATTAGCAGCCCAGTGTGAAAAAGAcgcttaaaaacgtctttgggagcgaatgagttaagtgaGCGCGTGAGCCGCGGAGCTCGCtcgataaacaaaacaaaacaatgagcgAGTGCTTGTTTCGTGTGATGCCACCTTGTTGATTCGCAATGTGGACGGCAGCGTGGCGCCGCGTGTTGTTGTGTGGCGCTTACCTTGCAGGAGATGTTGAGTCGCGTTCCGGAGACGTTGGGGGCGGAGCAGAAGTTTTCAAACAAGCACTCCCAGTCTTTGTTGAAGTGGCCCACAAAGTCCATCTCCTTCACGCACACCACCCTCCTACGACGGACGCGCACGCGTCAGCGCACGCAGGACGCGGCGGGACAAAAGGGCGTGTCGCCCGGCGGCCCGGCGCACCTGTTGGTGACGATGATGTTGGTCTTTCGGTGGCCGGGATAAGGACACTGATCTCGGAACACTTCGCCTTCCAGCCGCTTGAGCTCACAACGCTGGTGCCGCAAAcacaaggtcaaggtcaaggtcaaacTATATCGAGACAGACACGCACGtctacaaacacaaaaatgaccgcaaacacacacatacacaaataaacacttcatttattttccaacaGACGGATGCGAGAACATTCAGACATAAATACAGAGGCACATAAATAATAATGGCACAATAGTCATTGATAAAGATTTGAATCATCCAAAGGAGGAAGCAAGAAAGTGAAGAACATGCAGCAACACGTGAacgaaaaagagaagaaaaagtccAAGCGGCTCTTTTTAGTCGCCATCCTGCCGCATGTcagtcaaagacacaaaaaggaaAGGCGTTAACTTCAGCTCCGGAGGAAAGAACAAGAAGACACAGAAGTCAAAGAAGAaaggacgacgacgacaacaacgTTCCGAATCGCGCAAAGGGTTCGGCTGCTCGCCGTTGTGTGTTAGCACTGAGCTAGCGAGCTGGAAGGCTAAGTTGTGCGGCGTGCGTCGCTACCGtttgcgcacaacaaattgggaaaaaaaaaaaaaggtttggcgATGGCGAGGTCGAGTTTCACGAGCCGGTCTACAGCATTTCTCGTCAGGTctgagcattaagctagcaaacGTTAGCCGCCgcttttattagttctttgggattttttattctttattttttggaaaaggaaaaaaatggtgtctggaggtcccaagcAAGCCCCACTACCAATCCCGACCGGAGTGTTCATGTCAAATGCATtgctttgaagcctcctgcaaaaaggcaaactcatttgccatcctctggcgccacctaaaagttgcacaattggaatgacctcaaggtttaggtttacgatgcattcaaaaatatgaattataatgggtctctatggtgcaaaatatgtaaattgtgaagattaaggcatcaaaacgttttttcttattgctgcaatgcctgagaattatcagccggtgacgtcatgaaatgtaGGCCATTTGAGAAGCCCTCCAGaagtttttctgaatgcctttgcctttgattcaaagacatcatttgacatttatcgcaagcggtgcgcTACTTAAGTAGGCTACGCGTCATCTCATCGAAGATCAGATCTCGGCCGATTTTGGAAATGCAGAGACCAATCGGAAGGAGGGCGGGAGAAACGGGCGCTCACCTGAAAAAGCTCAAAGCCTTGCGATTCGCCGAGGTCGTAGGGTCGAATGATTCCATCCTCTCGGATCAGTCGAACCGGACGAAGCTTACTCACGTCTTCTGTGGATTCCGCCGCCCtgccgcacgcacgcacacaaaaaccaAAGCGGATGACGCAAAGGAACACCGAGACGCCACCAATCGTCCGCGAAGTCCAGTTTGGAGAAGGTACCTCTGGATGCCCTGGAAGGTGCTGCTGGCCATGTCCACGATGCTGCCCGTGGGCCGGGCCACGGCGCCCACCAGGCCTTTGCCGATGCCTTTGAAGAAACCCGCCGCGCCCTCCTTCATGGCCCCTGCGCCATCGGAAGCCAAAGGCAGAAAGGTGAGCGGGACGGACGTGGACCGCCTCCAGGCGCCGCGAAGCGTCTACGCACCCTCCACCGGTTTGGTGACGATGCCGGTGACTCCGCCGACGACGCCCTGCGCGCACAGACACCGACGCCAGGAAGTCAGCGCGCGGCGGCGGAAATCGCAAAGGAACCCGGGGGGCGGGGTTAAAGGCCGGCCTCCTCCCACCTTGAGAAGTCCTTTCCCGCCTTTGGCCAAGCTGCCGCCAAAATCTTTGGGGGTTCGGTTCATCTCCTCCCTGCGTTTCTGCTGGTACTCTTTGTCCATGGTGATGGCCGCCAGGCCTTTGCCCACCGAGCCGGTGATCCTGGACACCACGCCCGCGGCGCCACCTGCGCGCACCAGTCACACGCCCCCCGATTGGCCGTGATCAAAAAAACAACGGCACCGGCCAACCTTCCGCTTGAATCCCAAATTGAAAACCGCCTTTGTTTTTTCGATCTTGACAGAGACCCCAGATCTTCAGGACAAAAGAAATCTTACACTGAAagtagaaaaaaactaaaccagAAGGAAGCATTTTACAAAAGTAAAAGACAGGAACAAACCTGCTCGAAAAACTCTTTGATGGCCCACGTttgaaatacccccccccccccccccataataaagaaatacagtacaggAATAAACAATAGTGACAAGTGCCAAATGACGTCGGCAGACTCCCGCCGTCGGCGCAATCCCTTTTGGAGTACCGCAAGGCGTTTTGTGGCGCCGTTTCACGTTTGCGGCCCGCGGGCGTCTGCTTTGCGCTCTCACCGACGGTGTGACCCAGGAGGCTGCGCACTCCGATCACAAAACCTTCGGCAAACTCCTCCGGACCTTGGACCGCCCCCTGACGTGGCAAAGACACGGCCGAGTCAGGCTCTGCGCTACGCGCCCGCTCCGGTACGCGTGCGTTTGCTCGTACCTGAAAAGGCTCGTAAAAGAAAGCTTCCACGCCCTCGGAGAGACCCCGGATCAGTCCAAAGGGGTTTCCCAGCACGTCCAGACCCAGGACCAGGACATACATCTGCTTCAAAAACTGCACGCGGCAAAACGACACGCGTTGAGCAATCGGACGACGGCGATCGGGGACGGCCGGCCGGCGGGCCCCAGCGACCTGCTCGCTGTAGTGCCGCAGCGCCGTCCGCATCAGCTTCTCCCGCCGGTAAAAGCGGTACTTGACCTCGAAGTAGGCCAGCCTGTCGGGAGCGGAGCGCGGCGGCCCATCAGAGCGCCGCGGCGCGTGGGGCGGGACCCGTTCCGTGGCGGGGCCGGCGGCTGCTTACTTGAAGACGAGGTCGTCCACGTCGGTCAGCGTGGCTCCGATGCTCTTCAGGAGCAGGTTGAGCGActgaacggcggcggcggcgtcctgGCCCGAGTGGTCGCCGCTGGAGCCCAGCGACAAACTCAGGTGCAGCTGGAGGCGGGCGGGAGGGCAAGGGTTTACTCCCGGGATGGGAccccgcccccggcgccggAGCCTACCTTGATGGGCGAGATGTGGAAGTGCTCAAAGAAGTTGAGTCCCGACGCGTCACTCAGCGAACTCTCCATCAGTTCGGCTTGCAGCAGCTCGACGTCTTTTTGGATCAGTTGAGTCTGAAAGGCATGCAACTGCGCAGTCCATTTTGGAGTCGTCCCACTTTCTTCCCGCGGTTCTACGGGTGCGCGACGAGTCTACCTTTTGTCCGGCGGCTCGGGGGTCGGCGGCGGGCGTGACCAGAGCCAAGATGGCCGACAGGAAGCCTTGATCGATCTTCACTGCCATTTCTTGCACCAACGCCATGAAGTACCTGAAAATGGCAGCCGCTTGCTTGCGTGAGAGCACCGTCGGCGGTGTCATCGCGGGACGTCGCCGTCACCCGGACACTCACTTGAACTGCGTGACGCCGCTGTGCCGGTTGAAGCGCGTGATGACGGACACGTCGATGAAGGGCTTGGGCTCTGTGGGGGCGGGACAGCCAGCGTTGAGGACAACGGCGAGTCGGCGAGTCGCGGCGAGCGTTTGAAGGAAGCACCTGAGTCCAGAGCGATGGACTTGGGAGGCGGAACCGGGTGGAAGGCGATGGGGAAGATGGCGCCCGGGAGCTGGTTATCcacctggacacacacacacacacgagcatggCACAAAGAAGGCCATCCAGGAGGTGAAGCGCGTGTGACGCGTGTGCCGACCTGCAGCCAGTGCAGTTGCGCCCGAAGGCTCCGCTGGTGCCGAGAGCGTTTCAACTCCACCTGGATGCCCGACAGGAAGTTCCTCCGGAGCGGGCAGGAAAAGGGCCGCCGCATCATCATGACGGCGGCGCCCAGGTTGACCTGCCAAGCGCCGACCATCACGGGCCGTGACGTCATGCCATCGGCGGCGGACgggcggcggacggcgggggccGCTCACCTCCAGGTTGGCGTCCACCTTGGTCCAAGTGGCCGGCAGCTGGCCGCTCTGAAGGCTTTGGTAGGTCTTCTCCAACAAGTCGATGTGCTTCCGACTCAGCGGCTTCCAACGGTTCTTGCGCTTCATCTCCCACACCACGCCGGAACTGCGAGCGCCATAACGCCAAGGACATTCAGTGAGAGGGAGCGCGTCACTCCTACTTCTCTCCCctgccatttgttttcaaagctgGAGTGGAGCATTTAGCGCAGGCAGGCACCTGGGAACGCCGACGTAGGCGACTTCCTGGCGGCCGGCGTTGTCCACCAGCGACAGTCCGAGGTTCCGGAGCGAGACGCGCACTTCCAGCTGGTACTGCTCCAGTTCTTCGGCCTGGCGAGCTTTGGTCACCACGGCCACGTCTTCGGTGAAGATCAGGACGCGCTGACGGCCGTCCAGGAAGGACACCCAGTGAACTTCGGACAGGCCGTCGTACGGGAACTGACCCACCTCGTCCTGGGCGAGCGCAATGGCAAACGCTAGTCACGCGCACGTTTGGAGTCCCGCGTCCCGTCGAGAAGGTCGAGCGCCAGCGCGGAAGAAAAAGCAGGCGGACCTTGAGAAGGTCGGTCTCTCCGGAACGTTCCGAGCAGCTCCAGCTGAGCGTTCGCACTCCGGCCGGGTCGTCCCAGGCGAAGCGTCGCGCCTCGCCGGGCTTCAGCCGGTGGACTTCGGAACAGCCGCTGAGGAGgacagaaagagaaagagaaggagaTGCAGCAGTTGCAGTGGGGCCTGTTATTTGAGGCTTCCTCCATGACTCCATTTGCAGACGGAGCAACCATTGGCCGCTGTCAAATGGAGGCACCTCTTTTCAACTATGGGACCTCATCCAGGGTCCTTTGGATCACATTGGCACTCAACACTCGAGCCTTCCACGTCAATGCTAAATTCCACACAAAAGGTCTCAAGgtaaagaagaaaagagaagcGGGCCGCAGAGGCATAGCCGGGGCAAAAGAGCGCGCCGACCTCTGCTTGTAGCTGATGTCCGCCCAGGGGGTGTGGTTGATCAGGAGGGCGG
This Hippocampus zosterae strain Florida chromosome 4, ASM2543408v3, whole genome shotgun sequence DNA region includes the following protein-coding sequences:
- the LOC127599920 gene encoding homeodomain-interacting protein kinase 2-like isoform X1, which produces MTQSAFSARSSACSSEADSRDLAEMEGSVVESKSGFYHIHKLLDRGTSSHVFKCKNLATARDVALKVHKNYALFENEIEMQEIVSVLDPDKKSIVEFIETFTFNRHPCLVFELLDTNLFSMVLDKKWKTFAPNDIRPVAQQLLTAFDALKSIGVIHTDLKSDNIMLVDHGAAPFRVKLIDFGLSICTVDAPLSYGVALQPMGNRAPEVALGLPFSEAIDMWSLGCVLSFLYLGNYLFLANSNYNMLRSMIEVVGRIPDHLLTASKNTHKYFKRSDRDNDGDHPKWRLMTEREYQDKTGMRPDSLPWSFKCLDDLVRLKPEVGEPVELEDREAFVDLLKCLLQMDPERRITPEDALKHPFLTMSHLSQHKGASSYVTDSFNKMKFCPTSTSAKEEPERRSHSARSLKSRNWRQRLCGFLAAKKTGAPARPPNSAAADDQGPADRGREGRPKARWRQLARVFGTRGKPDRLPPAAGPQGPSRPDRGPELRSEKIWWHKICLFFRMNRIVPEARRAPLRQGGTAVRVPGRRDRSRRSGGGKSAPDDRDDGSPGPHESAQTRDSSRLPRGGESTRVRRRSAAARRDPSAPVGDRSPGAREPPSRESDGQGSRANERRSQAKRSSRPQDAKAPVAETPRARTRATRVKEHPPLPNKPVRARNDKLSHGDKSSRAKNAALPPADRSARVKTDEPARLCKSRVKRDPASKRRLGNDAASQVGRPRVRRGQSSPVCKPT
- the LOC127599920 gene encoding homeodomain-interacting protein kinase 2-like isoform X2 — translated: MTQSAFSARSSACSSEADSRDLAEMEGSVVESKSGFYHIHKLLDRGTSSHVFKCKNLATARDVALKVHKNYALFENEIEMQEIVSVLDPDKKSIVEFIETFTFNRHPCLVFELLDTNLFSMVLDKKWKTFAPNDIRPVAQQSIGVIHTDLKSDNIMLVDHGAAPFRVKLIDFGLSICTVDAPLSYGVALQPMGNRAPEVALGLPFSEAIDMWSLGCVLSFLYLGNYLFLANSNYNMLRSMIEVVGRIPDHLLTASKNTHKYFKRSDRDNDGDHPKWRLMTEREYQDKTGMRPDSLPWSFKCLDDLVRLKPEVGEPVELEDREAFVDLLKCLLQMDPERRITPEDALKHPFLTMSHLSQHKGASSYVTDSFNKMKFCPTSTSAKEEPERRSHSARSLKSRNWRQRLCGFLAAKKTGAPARPPNSAAADDQGPADRGREGRPKARWRQLARVFGTRGKPDRLPPAAGPQGPSRPDRGPELRSEKIWWHKICLFFRMNRIVPEARRAPLRQGGTAVRVPGRRDRSRRSGGGKSAPDDRDDGSPGPHESAQTRDSSRLPRGGESTRVRRRSAAARRDPSAPVGDRSPGAREPPSRESDGQGSRANERRSQAKRSSRPQDAKAPVAETPRARTRATRVKEHPPLPNKPVRARNDKLSHGDKSSRAKNAALPPADRSARVKTDEPARLCKSRVKRDPASKRRLGNDAASQVGRPRVRRGQSSPVCKPT